GACCGGCAGCTTCGCGCGCAGGCCCTCAAGCGTCGGCATGAAGGGGTGCCACCCCTCGCCGAGCCGCGCGGCCCTGCGCAGGGCGGCGGGCGAGTCGCCGCCGACCCAGACCGGCAGCTGCGCGGCAGCGGGGGCGGGGGCCGTGCGGACGCCTTCGTACGAGACGTAGTGCCCCTCGAAGGTGCACGGGTCCTGCGCCCAGGCGGCGCGGATCGCGGCCAGGTACTCGTCGGTGATGGCGCCGCGCTCCTCGAACGGGACGCCCAGCGCGCGGTACTCGGCGGCCGACCAGCCGACGCCCGCGCCGAGGATGAACCCGGCGTCGTTGAGCTGGTCGATGTTGGCCGCGAGCCGCGCCGTCTGGAGCGGGTGCCGGTACGGGATGACGGTGATGGTCGTGCCGAGCTGAAGCCCCGGGACCCGGCCCGCGAGATGCGCGGCCAGGACGAACTGGTCGTAGAACGGGGCGGGATACACCTCGTGCACGTCGGGGGTGACGGCTATGTGGTCGGAGATCATCGCGAATGTGAAGCCCAGCGCGCGGGCGTCCGTCGCCTGGCGCTCGAGGGTTCGCGGGGTGGTGCCGGAGCCGAAATTGAGAAGGTTCACGCCGAATCGCATGATCCGCAGTCTTGATGATCATGGGTGGG
The DNA window shown above is from Streptomyces sp. NBC_01445 and carries:
- a CDS encoding TIGR03619 family F420-dependent LLM class oxidoreductase, yielding MRFGVNLLNFGSGTTPRTLERQATDARALGFTFAMISDHIAVTPDVHEVYPAPFYDQFVLAAHLAGRVPGLQLGTTITVIPYRHPLQTARLAANIDQLNDAGFILGAGVGWSAAEYRALGVPFEERGAITDEYLAAIRAAWAQDPCTFEGHYVSYEGVRTAPAPAAAQLPVWVGGDSPAALRRAARLGEGWHPFMPTLEGLRAKLPVVAAEAEKAGRPVPALVPRLQIALGARPDTEERPLGHGSLDQVRGDLHALAGLGATHVLFDTYPGGPAARATADEDRRVLELLVEKVVDPATGDVR